A stretch of Eleutherodactylus coqui strain aEleCoq1 chromosome 9, aEleCoq1.hap1, whole genome shotgun sequence DNA encodes these proteins:
- the RNF182 gene encoding E3 ubiquitin-protein ligase RNF182 has translation MTGQQSEDTSESPNLNSDELECKICYNRYNLRQRKPKVLGCCHRVCAKCLYKLVDHVESPQCVIVCPFCRFETRLPEDEVSSLPDDNNILLNLACGGRGKCSADNPTELLLTPKRLSTLVTPSHSSTNCLVITIMEVQRESAPALNATPVVEFYRPSTFDPVSMPHSWTVWNCTSLICQTSVRVFVWLLGLLYFSSLPLGIYLLVSKKVTLGVVFVSLVPSSLVILMVYGFCQCVCHEFLDCMSTS, from the coding sequence ATGACTGGACAACAAAGTGAAGATACTTCAGAGTCTCCAAACCTCAACTCCGATGAGCTGGAGTGCAAGATATGCTATAACCGTTACAATTTAAGACAGAGGAAACCAAAGGTTTTGGGTTGTTGTCACAGAGTATGTGCCAAATGCCTTTATAAACTTGTGGACCATGTGGAGTCTCCGCAGTGTGTCATAGTATGCCCATTTTGTAGGTTTGAGACACGCTTGCCCGAGGATGAAGTCAGCAGCCTGCCAGATGACAACAATATTTTACTTAACCTGGCATGCGGTGGAAGAGGAAAATGCTCCGCAGACAATCCGACCGAGTTGCTACTCACCCCAAAACGTCTTTCGACTCTGGTTACACCTTCCCACAGTTCGACCAACTGCCTGGTGATCACTATCATGGAAGTCCAGAGAGAAAGTGCTCCAGCTCTCAATGCTACTCCTGTGGTAGAGTTCTACAGGCCTTCCACATTTGACCCAGTTTCAATGCCTCATAGCTGGACAGTGTGGAACTGTACATCCCTAATCTGCCAAACCTCGGTTCGTGTTTTTGTTTGGTTACTAGGTCTGCTCTACTTTAGTTCCTTACCTCTAGGGATTTACTTGCTGGTTTCGAAAAAGGTAACTCTTGGAGTAGTCTTCGTGAGTCTTGTCCCCTCCAGTCTTGTTATACTAATGGTATATGGCTTCTGTCAATGTGTCTGCCATGAATTTTTGGATTGTATGTCCACTTCGTAA